The window ATGATGTTGGCCGGCGGCAGATCGGGCAACTGCTGCCGAACGATGTCGCCATACCGTTCGTTGGTGGCGATGAAAACGTTGTCGATGCCGTAATGCGGCGCAACACGCGCCACCGCCAGTTGCAGAGTGGAAGCCTCGCCGACAATCGGCTCAAACTGTTTGGGCGAACTCTGGCGGCTGATGGGCCAGAGCCGCCGCCCCGAGCCACCGGCAAAGATGACGATGCGCATGTTCATGGCCTACTCCTCTTCCGGCGCGGCCTCATACGCCGGCCCGGCCTCGCGCAAGCGCACATACTGCATACCGCCGACCTGCTGCACCATCCCCTTCAGTTCCATGATCGTCAGGGTGCTGCTGATGAGGCTGCTGGGCATCCCCGTCAGGCGGCCCAGTTCATCGACGTGGAGCGGCTGCGTGGACAGTTGGGCGATGAGCGCCGCCTCTTCGGCCGTTTCCGGCAAGACGGCCTTCGCCACCTGCTGATCGACGGCCATCTTCAAATTGAGTTCTTCCAGTATATCTTCAACGCGCGTCACCAGCTTGCCGCCCTGCTGGATCAGGCGGTTGGGGCCGATGCTCACCGGGCTATGGATATTGCCCGGCACGGCGAATACGTCGCGATTCTGTTCCAGCGCGTATTGCGCGGTGATCAACGCTCCGCTCTTCTCGCCCGCCTCCACCACCAGAACACCCAACGATAGGCCGCTGATCAGACGATTGCGGGCCGGGAAGTGGGTGCTTTCCGGCTCGGCCCCGAAGGGGTAGTCCGAGACGAGCGCGCCGTGGCCGTCCACGATGGCGTGGGCCAGGTCGCGATGTTCCGGCGGGTAAATCTTGTCGATGCCGCTGGCCATTACGGCGATGGTGCGGCCGCCTTCCTCGACGGCCGTGCGGTGAGCCACGGCGTCGATGCCGCGCGCCAGACCGCTGACGATGGTGATGCCGTTTTGCACCAACCCGGCCACCAGATCGCGCGTCACCTGCCGCCCATAGGCGCTCAGGCGGCGCGTGCCGACGACGGCCACGGCCCAGCGGTCGACCGGCTCATAGCCGCCGCGCACAAACAGCAGGGGCGGCGCGGCCGGAATTTCGCGCAACAGATCGGGGTATTCTGGGCTTTGCCAGGTGAGGACACCCACCCGGCTGGCTTCCACTAGCTGCACGTACTGGTCCAGATCGAACGTCCGGCGGGCCTCATCCAAACTTTGGATGGCGCGGATGTCGAAGCCGATGTCGCGGAGCTGGCTCTCAGTGGCCCGCCAGGCGCGCTCCAGCGACCCAAAGGCGCCGAGCAACGCCTGAATCTTCGCCGGGCCGATGCCGCTGACGTAGTTGAACCCCAGCCAGTACTTTAGCTCGGACATCGGATGTACCCTTGCCCCCTCCGCTGATCAATTCGGTGCGGCTACCGACCGTTCATCAATCGCCGAATCTATTCGTCCAGTCCGTCGATTAGCCCCGGCATTGGATGGATCGTCATTTTACCATGTTCAATGTCGATCGCTTTGATCACGTCCGGGATGTCGGGCAGAAGGTGTTGGCCGTTGTCGCCATTGACCACGAACACATTGTTGGCTCCGGTTTCCAGGACTTCGCTCAGGCGGCCGAGATGGGTTCCGGCCTCGGTGAATACGTCCAGGCCCACCAGTTGGTAGAGGTAATATTCGCCCTCTTCCAGTGGGACGGCGTCCGCCTCAAGCACCTGAAGCAACTGCCCGCGCAACGACTCGGCCTCATCCCGCGTCGGATAGCCCGCCAGCCGCAGCAGGACGACGCCCTGGTGGTAGCGAACGCCTTCGATCGCCGTTCGCCGCGGGTTCTTCTCGCCCACGTAAATGGCGTCGAGCCATTCGAAGCGCTCCGGCACGTCGGTCAGCAACTCAACGCGCACCTCGCCGTGCACGCCGTGGGGCCGGGTGATGCGGCCGACCGCCAAAAAATGAGGCTCGGCAGATGATTCTACTGAGCCTCTCTTCTGGGTTGGGCCGGATGGCGACGCGAGCGGCAGATCATTCTCGGTCAATGGGAATTAACCTCAACGCATCTCGTCCGCTTCGAGCAATTCGAGCTCCACGCGGCGGCCTTCCTTGGCGGCCCGCACTTGAATCAGGGTGCGAATCGAGTCGATGACCCGCCCGCCCTTGCCAATGATCCGCCCCATATCGGGCGCGGCCACGGCCAGTTCGACCACCGTCGTGGCGCGGTCGCGCACTTCGGTCACGACGACCTCATCGGGATGTTCGACCAACGATTCGACCAGGAAGGCAACGAGATCCTTCATGGCTGTTTACTCTTCCTCGTCGGCGTCCAGCACCGCTTCGATGGCGTCGGTCACGCGCTCAACCGCCGCTTCGACCGCCTCTTTCACCGTATCGACCGCCGAGGCGACCGGCGCGGCCACGACCTGGACGGCGTCGCCGACCTTCTCCGACACCTCAGCCACCAGCGACGGGGCCGGTTCCTCAGCGACGACCGGGGCCGGCGTCTTGGCGGCAACAGGGGCGGCCTTGGCGACTTCCGCGACTTCGACGCCCTGATATTCGCCCACCAGCGCGTCAATCGATTCGCCGGCGTGGACGCGCGCCAGGCGGTCAAACGTGCCTTGCTTGTTCAACAGGATGCGCACGGCATCGGACGGCTGCGCGCCGACGCTCAGCCAATGCAACGCGCGCGCTTCCTCAATCAGAAACGTGGGCGGATTGGTGAGCGGGTTATAATGGCCGATGTTCTCGACGATGCGGCCATCCCGCTTGGATTCCTTCTCGGCCACTACCACACGGTAGCTGGGTTGGCGTTTCTTGCCCTTGCGACTCAAACGAATTCGTAGCATGTTTTAGTTCGTCACTCCATTCTAAAAGAAGAAAATCTCTTCCCGGATTTACATTCGTCCCCCGAGGAGCGAAGACAGGGCATTGCGCCCACGTCCGCCCTTTTGGAACTGTTTCATCATTTCCTGCATCTCGCGGTGCTGCTTCAGCAACACGTTGATTTCCTGCACCGACGTGCCGGAGCCGACAGCGATGCGGCGCTTGCGGCTGGCCTTGATCATTTTCGGGTTGCGCCGTTCGTCGGTGGTCATGGACTGGATCATGGCCTCTATCCGCTTCAGGTCTTTCTCGGCCGAACTCAGATCGACATCGGCGGTCATCTTGTTCATGCCGGGCACCATCTCCAGCAGCTTGCCGATTGGCCCCATTTTCTTGACCTGTTGCAGTTGCTTGAGAAAGTCGTCGAGGTCGAAATCGCCCGACACCAGCTTCTGCCCGGCGCGCTGGGCTTCTTCCATGTCCATCTCGGACTGGGCCTGCTCGATGAGGGTCATCACGTCGCCCATGCCCAGGATGCGATTCGCCAGCCGGTCGGGGTGGAAGACCTCGATGGCGTTCAGCTTTTCGCCCGTGCCCAGGAACTTGATGGGCACGCCGGTGACCTCGCGCATCGAAATGGCCGCGCCGCCGCGCGCGTCGCCATCGATCTTGGTCATAATCAGGCCGGTCAGGGTGACGGCCTGGTGGAAATCGGTCGCCACGCGCACCGCTTC is drawn from Candidatus Promineifilum breve and contains these coding sequences:
- the dprA gene encoding DNA-processing protein DprA; amino-acid sequence: MSELKYWLGFNYVSGIGPAKIQALLGAFGSLERAWRATESQLRDIGFDIRAIQSLDEARRTFDLDQYVQLVEASRVGVLTWQSPEYPDLLREIPAAPPLLFVRGGYEPVDRWAVAVVGTRRLSAYGRQVTRDLVAGLVQNGITIVSGLARGIDAVAHRTAVEEGGRTIAVMASGIDKIYPPEHRDLAHAIVDGHGALVSDYPFGAEPESTHFPARNRLISGLSLGVLVVEAGEKSGALITAQYALEQNRDVFAVPGNIHSPVSIGPNRLIQQGGKLVTRVEDILEELNLKMAVDQQVAKAVLPETAEEAALIAQLSTQPLHVDELGRLTGMPSSLISSTLTIMELKGMVQQVGGMQYVRLREAGPAYEAAPEEE
- the rimM gene encoding ribosome maturation factor RimM (Essential for efficient processing of 16S rRNA), producing MTENDLPLASPSGPTQKRGSVESSAEPHFLAVGRITRPHGVHGEVRVELLTDVPERFEWLDAIYVGEKNPRRTAIEGVRYHQGVVLLRLAGYPTRDEAESLRGQLLQVLEADAVPLEEGEYYLYQLVGLDVFTEAGTHLGRLSEVLETGANNVFVVNGDNGQHLLPDIPDVIKAIDIEHGKMTIHPMPGLIDGLDE
- a CDS encoding KH domain-containing protein — translated: MKDLVAFLVESLVEHPDEVVVTEVRDRATTVVELAVAAPDMGRIIGKGGRVIDSIRTLIQVRAAKEGRRVELELLEADEMR
- the rpsP gene encoding 30S ribosomal protein S16; amino-acid sequence: MLRIRLSRKGKKRQPSYRVVVAEKESKRDGRIVENIGHYNPLTNPPTFLIEEARALHWLSVGAQPSDAVRILLNKQGTFDRLARVHAGESIDALVGEYQGVEVAEVAKAAPVAAKTPAPVVAEEPAPSLVAEVSEKVGDAVQVVAAPVASAVDTVKEAVEAAVERVTDAIEAVLDADEEE